The Desulfonatronum thiosulfatophilum DNA segment TGGAACCTGTTTTGCAAAAAACATGTTCAAGATTCCGGTACGGCCGGAATTTTCTGAATGTGAGAAAGTACAGGAAAGAACAGGAACGGCTTCGGGATCATCCTGCATTGCCGTTTCACTGGAGGAGAGCGATATGGAACTACCGGAACTGACGAAGTTTGTGATTGAAGATGGCGAAATGGCGGCCCGATTGGCGGGAGATCGGGAGAAGCCGGCGCTGCTCCTGATCCATGGTTTTCCAAGCTCCTCGACATCGTTCCGGGAGGTGATCGGTCCCCTCGCGCGGGACTGTTTCGTGGTCGCCCCGGATCTTCCGGGGTTCGGGAGTTCCGGGCCAATTGAACGGCCTTCGTTCTCTCGGTATGCGGACATAATCCATGGACTGCTCGTACAGCTCGGGATCAAGTCCTGCCACCTCTATCTCCACGATTACGGCGCGGCAGTCGGGCTGCATATCGCCACGCGCAATCCCGGCGGCATACGCAGCCTCATTATCCAGAATGCCAATGCCCATGAAAGCGGGATGGGGCCGCAATGGGAGGCGACCAGAGCCTATTGGGACGATCCCACACCGGAGCGGGAAGCGGAGGCGACCGCGCACCTGACCTTCGAGGGGACGCGGGATCAGTATGTTGCCGGAGTGCCGGAAGACATCGCCAGGCGCATCGATCCCCGGCTATGGGAAGAAGATTGGCGGATCATGTCGCTGCCCGGCCGGATCGAGACGCAGCGCGCGCTGGTGCTGGATTATCGCAGCCATGTCGCGCGATTCGCCCAGATCGCCGATTACCTGAAGCGCCGGCAACCGCCGGCCTTGATGCTTTGGGCGAGACACGACGTTTTTTTCGATCTCGAAGAGACGCTTTCCTGGATGAGAGCGCTGCCGCGAATGGAGGCCCACGTTTTCGACGCCGGTCACATGCTGCTCGAGACGCATTCGGCCGAATGCGCGGCGATGATGAGCGCGTTTATCAGGCGCGTGGAAGGATCGCGAAAACATCGTTCAGACAATTTGTAAAACATCCATGAACAGGCGGCGATGTCCATGGACGGTTCATCCAGGGCAGCGGCGTCGGGCAAATGGAGTATTTAGAGGGACCGGTATGGCGAAATCAGACAACAAGGAGAGCATCTGCGCGACGGTCAATGCGTTTGCGGATGCAATCCGGGGCAAGAACGCGCAGGGCGTGAGAGCCTGTTTCACTGAGGATTCCGTTGGTTATTATCTCGCACCCCCGCTTCAAGTGTCTCCTCATGAGGACGATCTGGAGGGTTGGTTCGCAACTTGGACCGGGTCGATTGGTTATGAGATGCGCGACCTGGAAACCACATCCGGCGAAGACATCGCCTACTGTCACTGCATGTGCCGCCTCACCGGAGCAAGAACGGACGGCACGGAGACCGATGTCTGGTATCGTGGAACTTTGTGCTTCCGCAAGATTGGCCGTCACTGGCAAATCACGCACATCCACGAATCGGTGCCGATGTATATGGACGGCACGTTCAGGGCTGCAATTGATCTCAAACCGTAGCGGAAAGAATCCTCGCCTGCCCCATGAGGATCGACACGAGCCGGAAACAACATAATACAAGACCTGACCCCATGATCCTTCGCGAGGAATCAACTCTTACAATGCCCATTTGATGGCGAAATCGGGGTTCTAAGGCAAAACAACAGTCTATCCAGAGCATAACTTTTAGATTCAATAGACTAGCTCGGTCCGGCCCCGAAAGGCCGAGATTCGGACTCGATGAGGAGCTGGTTCCAAGAATCGGGGGGATAGCCTTGAGCGAGCATCTTTTGGAAGACAGCATACGGATCGGTTTTCCCATGGGCTTGTCGCAAGGTCTTTTCGTCGTTGACCCAGGCATAGATGATGATTTTCGCAGTGGAGTCGTAACGGAAGAACAGACGAAAGCGTCTGCCGATCTTGGCCCTGCGCCAGTGGCGATGGGACTTGCCCAGGGTTGTGCCCTGACGATAGACCGAGCGGCTAGGGTCGCTTGGAATGGTTTCCAGCATCAGCCGCGAAAGGGCATGGAAAAGTTTAGCGTTGGCATTGCTCTGCCAGTCTGAGGGAGCCGCCGCCCTGGTCCGTTCACAGACCTCGGAAAGCCGTTGCAGTTGCCGGAGCAGGCAGTCATGAAAGAGCAATGTCCACCCGTGGCGCTGCATTACAGGGACACGTCCCCGGAGATTTCCTGATCAAGGTCTTGGTCATGTTCAAGTGCCGCGACCAGACTTTTGACAAGGTCATCCGGGAGAGTGGAAACATGGCGGCCATGGGCGATGTCCTGTTCCAGCAGATTCAGGAAAGATTCCAGGGCCGGATCGGTGTGCTCATCCTCCCCGGTGATCACAATTTCATCACCGCGCAGGGTGAAGGCCAGCTTGGAACCGGCATCAAGACCCAAGGCCTGGCGAATGGATTTGGGCAGGGTGACTTGGCCCTTGGAAGTCATGGTGGCCACTTCGCGGATTGTCGTCATGCTCTCTTCTCCATCTTTTTTGCTCACGGTAAGAATTTCTCCTTACGCGGTCAAGCTGACGCATTCATCCTTGCAAATGTAAAAGGACTTGGCACTATCCATACCTGAATGTTGAAAAAGTCCTAATCCACAGTCCGTTCAAAAACCCCAAGTGCAAGGAGCAAAAATAGCTATCCGGACACGTCCTGTGTCCGGCCCCTACGGGCTGAGGCGCTGCCACATTTTCGATTTGCCGTCCTGGCGATCGAATCAAGATCGAAGAGTATTAGTCATACGGGAGAGTTTGGAATTTTTGCAGCGACGCAGCAATTGGGGATTTTTCAATGGACTGATAAACTACCTTGCAAATTCACCACAAGATGGATAATTTGCAAGGATGATTCCGCGACGCATCCTTCCTTTCATCCAGTCGGCTCTGAAACGTCAAGCCGCGGTGGCCCTGATCGGGCCGCGTCAGGTGGGGAAAACCACGCTGGCCTTGGCCATCGGCAATGACCTTCCATCACTGTATCTTGACCTCGAAGATCCCGGAGATCGTCAGAAGTTGGCGGAGCCGGTTCTTTTTCTGAGCAGGTATGAGGACCGTCTGGTCATCCTTGACGAGATCCACCGTGTGCCGGAACTGTTTCAGTCCTTGCGAGGCATTATCGACCAGGGACGAAACCGTGGCCGGCGAGTCGGCCGGTTTCTGCTTCTCGGCTCCGCTTCCATTGAGTTGCTCAGGCAGTCGGGTGAAAGCCTTGCCGGTCGGATCGCATACGTGGATATGGGGCCGTTCGACGTGCTGGAGGTTGCGGATGTTCCGTCGAAACAGTTCGACCTCTGGATTCGTGGCGGTTTCCCGGACAGTTTTCTCGCTGAAGACGACCCGACAAGCCTGGCCCTGCGCAAGGATTTCATCCGGACCTACCTGGAGCGGGATGTTCCGATGTTCGGTCCGCGCCTGCCCGCGGAAACGATGCAACGATTATGGATCATGCTTGCGCATGGACAAGGCACGCTCCTGAACGCCTCCCGCATTGCGGCGAGCCTTGGGGTAAGCGCCCAAACCGTAACGCGGTATATCGACCTGCTCGTGGACCTGCTGCTGGTGCGCAGGCTGTCGCCATTCCATGCCAATCTGGGCAAGCGACTCGTCAAATCACCGAAAATCTATGTGCGCGACAGCGGCCTGCTGCACGCACTACTGGACATCTCAGACCATAATGAACTTGCCGGGCATCCCGTGGCTGGCGCGAGCTGGGAGGGATTTGTGATCGAGAATCTCCTGGCTGCGGCCCCGGTTCGGACCAGGGCGAACTTCTTTCGTACGGCAGCGGGCGCCGAAATCGACCTGCTGCTGAGATTTCCCGGTGACGAACTCTGGGCCGTCGAAATCAAGAACAGCCTGTCCCCCAAGCCTGAAAAAGGATTCCATCTCGCCCTCGCGGACGTGAAACCTTCTCGGGCATTCGTCGTCTATCCGGGAGAAGAACGGTATCCGATCAGTGAAACCACGGAAGTCGTCAGCCTCAATGAAATGTGCATGGTACTGGCGGGAAGGTCAGCGCCATAAAACCCGCATTGAATGGAAATGTTCGCGGGGAGGACGTGGGAGTCCAAGGGAGTAGAGCTCATGAGTAGTTGGGAGCTTTCCAGGTCTTATGACTTTGAGGGACGGGAAATTCGTTACGGTAGAGCAGGGGAAGGCCCGCCAATGGTGCTTGTACACGGGACACCCTGGTCGTCATTTACTCTCCGGCCTTTGATACGGCGGCTGTCCAAGGAATACTTGATCTACTATTA contains these protein-coding regions:
- a CDS encoding alpha/beta fold hydrolase; its protein translation is MELPELTKFVIEDGEMAARLAGDREKPALLLIHGFPSSSTSFREVIGPLARDCFVVAPDLPGFGSSGPIERPSFSRYADIIHGLLVQLGIKSCHLYLHDYGAAVGLHIATRNPGGIRSLIIQNANAHESGMGPQWEATRAYWDDPTPEREAEATAHLTFEGTRDQYVAGVPEDIARRIDPRLWEEDWRIMSLPGRIETQRALVLDYRSHVARFAQIADYLKRRQPPALMLWARHDVFFDLEETLSWMRALPRMEAHVFDAGHMLLETHSAECAAMMSAFIRRVEGSRKHRSDNL
- a CDS encoding YybH family protein is translated as MAKSDNKESICATVNAFADAIRGKNAQGVRACFTEDSVGYYLAPPLQVSPHEDDLEGWFATWTGSIGYEMRDLETTSGEDIAYCHCMCRLTGARTDGTETDVWYRGTLCFRKIGRHWQITHIHESVPMYMDGTFRAAIDLKP
- a CDS encoding type II toxin-antitoxin system YhaV family toxin; its protein translation is MQRHGWTLLFHDCLLRQLQRLSEVCERTRAAAPSDWQSNANAKLFHALSRLMLETIPSDPSRSVYRQGTTLGKSHRHWRRAKIGRRFRLFFRYDSTAKIIIYAWVNDEKTLRQAHGKTDPYAVFQKMLAQGYPPDSWNQLLIESESRPFGAGPS
- a CDS encoding type II toxin-antitoxin system PrlF family antitoxin; translation: MTTIREVATMTSKGQVTLPKSIRQALGLDAGSKLAFTLRGDEIVITGEDEHTDPALESFLNLLEQDIAHGRHVSTLPDDLVKSLVAALEHDQDLDQEISGDVSL
- a CDS encoding ATP-binding protein, translating into MIPRRILPFIQSALKRQAAVALIGPRQVGKTTLALAIGNDLPSLYLDLEDPGDRQKLAEPVLFLSRYEDRLVILDEIHRVPELFQSLRGIIDQGRNRGRRVGRFLLLGSASIELLRQSGESLAGRIAYVDMGPFDVLEVADVPSKQFDLWIRGGFPDSFLAEDDPTSLALRKDFIRTYLERDVPMFGPRLPAETMQRLWIMLAHGQGTLLNASRIAASLGVSAQTVTRYIDLLVDLLLVRRLSPFHANLGKRLVKSPKIYVRDSGLLHALLDISDHNELAGHPVAGASWEGFVIENLLAAAPVRTRANFFRTAAGAEIDLLLRFPGDELWAVEIKNSLSPKPEKGFHLALADVKPSRAFVVYPGEERYPISETTEVVSLNEMCMVLAGRSAP